The following are encoded together in the Parabacteroides chongii genome:
- a CDS encoding nucleotidyltransferase family protein: MMKRSMENKAEAAFLELIKSGIWDKEPDVSFFEGLDASEWMVIWEAVHDQAVTGICYVAVERLPKAFRPPRQLFFSWMAEAQAIQGYNLKIRSVWTEVNASLEQAGVYPIVMKGIGIALLYPQPLLRMTGDLDLYIPDSYDKALKCLKQWGEIKFDPEHDLIYIQDILVELHYSHSSSQSSLQNRKSILIKREGILYRIPGVEENAIMLLKHAAKHLFNGGIGLRHLCDWVLFIKQYPDLNYVYITKELRKDGMERFARVFTVLGLEYIGADLVDLPASWLLDFKDKLIKNVLWAKILESGNFGQRKRRVQHFSIWNKSTNPFFQVLKQVWRHIERLEYILILSPLFTLQLKKKLKERFLH, translated from the coding sequence ATGATGAAGCGTTCTATGGAAAATAAGGCGGAAGCAGCCTTTCTGGAGTTGATAAAATCCGGGATATGGGATAAAGAGCCGGATGTTTCCTTTTTTGAGGGATTGGATGCCTCGGAGTGGATGGTGATATGGGAAGCGGTGCACGACCAGGCAGTAACAGGCATCTGTTATGTGGCGGTAGAACGTTTGCCGAAGGCTTTTCGTCCTCCCCGGCAACTTTTTTTCTCCTGGATGGCGGAGGCACAGGCTATTCAGGGATATAATCTGAAAATCCGGAGTGTCTGGACCGAAGTAAATGCCAGTTTGGAACAGGCCGGAGTTTACCCGATTGTGATGAAGGGAATTGGCATTGCGCTTCTTTATCCGCAGCCTTTGTTGAGAATGACTGGTGATTTGGATCTTTATATACCGGATTCGTATGACAAGGCTTTAAAGTGTTTGAAACAATGGGGAGAGATAAAGTTTGATCCCGAACATGATCTTATTTATATTCAGGATATATTGGTAGAATTACATTATTCACATAGTTCTAGCCAATCTTCTTTACAAAATAGAAAAAGTATACTTATAAAGAGAGAGGGAATTTTATATCGTATTCCGGGAGTAGAGGAAAATGCAATTATGTTGTTGAAGCATGCGGCAAAGCATCTTTTTAATGGTGGGATCGGTTTGCGACATCTGTGTGATTGGGTACTTTTTATTAAGCAATATCCGGATTTGAATTATGTTTATATAACGAAAGAGCTCAGGAAAGATGGAATGGAACGATTTGCACGTGTGTTTACAGTTTTGGGTCTTGAGTATATAGGTGCTGACCTAGTAGATCTTCCGGCTTCTTGGTTATTGGATTTTAAAGATAAATTGATAAAAAATGTATTATGGGCTAAGATTTTAGAAAGTGGTAATTTTGGACAAAGAAAAAGAAGAGTGCAGCATTTTAGTATTTGGAATAAGAGTACTAACCCGTTTTTTCAGGTATTAAAACAGGTTTGGCGGCATATAGAGAGATTAGAATATATATTAATTTTATCGCCATTATTTACTCTACAATTAAAAAAGAAATTAAAAGAACGTTTTTTACACTAA
- a CDS encoding helix-turn-helix domain-containing protein, translated as MATEVKIETLQLIYHVFKKYMIQELRFRSPAISLRAVASACGSNDKYLSMAIRSFSREKTFYRYLTHLRLKYACYLLVKNPNYKIDYIANQCGILSRSTFYRIFKNEYGRVPESVRADFAGKEFTHLKFEEFDDEAFYGK; from the coding sequence ATGGCTACGGAAGTAAAGATTGAAACATTGCAGTTGATCTATCATGTGTTTAAAAAATACATGATACAGGAACTGCGTTTCAGATCGCCCGCTATTTCTTTGCGGGCGGTTGCTTCCGCATGCGGAAGCAATGATAAATATCTATCGATGGCAATTCGTTCTTTTAGCCGTGAAAAGACCTTCTATCGGTATTTGACCCATCTGAGACTGAAATATGCCTGTTATTTATTAGTGAAGAATCCCAACTATAAGATCGATTATATTGCGAACCAGTGCGGGATTCTTTCGAGAAGTACCTTTTATCGTATTTTTAAAAATGAATACGGGCGTGTTCCGGAGAGCGTGCGGGCTGATTTTGCAGGGAAAGAATTTACTCATTTAAAATTTGAGGAGTTTGATGATGAAGCGTTCTATGGAAAATAA
- a CDS encoding capsular polysaccharide biosynthesis protein CapF, producing MNILVTGAKGFVGRNLVSQLHNIQSGKARNYSVSGTDLKVFEYDIDSDPAELDVYCKKADFVFNLAGVNRPKDQAEFMKGNFGFASTLLDTLKKYNNTCPVMISSSTQAALDNPYGESKRAGENLLFEYAKETGAKVLVYRFPNVFGKWCRPNYNSAVATFCNNIANDLPIQVNDPNVVMNLVYVDDVVDELIAALSGNEHHEGDYCAVPVVHTITLGGIVDLLYSFKEMPANLSVPNLGDSFTKKLYSTYLSYLPKEKFSYPVQMKTDDRGSFTEIIRTPDRGQFSVNISKPGVTKGQHWHHTKNEKFVVVSGHGLIQLRKIGTDEIINFEVSGEKIEVVEMIPGYTHNIINLSDTEELVTFMWANEPFDPNRPDTYFEKV from the coding sequence ATGAACATATTAGTTACTGGCGCCAAAGGGTTCGTCGGTCGGAACCTTGTTTCCCAACTCCATAATATCCAATCAGGGAAAGCCCGGAATTATTCTGTTTCGGGAACTGATCTAAAGGTCTTCGAATATGATATAGACAGCGATCCGGCTGAGTTGGATGTCTATTGTAAGAAAGCTGATTTCGTCTTTAACCTGGCGGGTGTGAACCGTCCGAAAGACCAGGCGGAATTTATGAAGGGTAACTTCGGCTTTGCTTCTACTTTGCTGGACACATTGAAAAAGTATAACAATACTTGCCCGGTGATGATCTCATCATCTACGCAGGCGGCATTGGATAATCCGTATGGCGAATCGAAAAGGGCAGGAGAGAACCTGTTGTTCGAGTATGCGAAAGAAACCGGAGCGAAAGTATTGGTTTATCGTTTCCCGAATGTGTTCGGAAAATGGTGCAGACCGAATTACAATAGTGCTGTGGCTACTTTTTGTAATAATATTGCTAATGACTTGCCTATCCAGGTAAATGATCCGAATGTGGTGATGAATTTGGTCTATGTGGATGATGTGGTAGACGAATTGATTGCTGCTTTATCTGGTAATGAACATCATGAAGGAGATTATTGTGCAGTACCGGTCGTTCATACGATTACGCTAGGAGGCATTGTCGATTTGCTCTATTCTTTTAAAGAGATGCCTGCGAACTTGAGTGTACCTAATCTAGGCGATTCTTTTACGAAGAAACTCTATTCAACTTATTTGTCTTATTTGCCGAAAGAGAAATTCAGTTATCCGGTACAGATGAAAACAGATGACCGCGGTAGTTTTACTGAGATTATCCGTACGCCGGATCGTGGTCAGTTCTCTGTGAACATTTCTAAACCAGGGGTAACTAAGGGGCAACATTGGCATCATACCAAAAATGAAAAGTTTGTGGTCGTAAGCGGCCATGGTCTGATTCAGCTTCGTAAGATTGGAACAGATGAAATCATCAACTTCGAAGTAAGTGGTGAAAAGATAGAAGTGGTCGAAATGATTCCCGGTTACACTCATAACATCATCAATTTATCCGATACGGAGGAGTTGGTGACCTTTATGTGGGCTAACGAACCATTCGATCCGAATCGTCCGGATACTTATTTTGAGAAAGTATAA
- the wecB gene encoding non-hydrolyzing UDP-N-acetylglucosamine 2-epimerase: MSKLKLMTIIGTRPEIIRLAAVIKRCDQYFDQILVHTGQNYDYTLNQVFFDDLGLRAPNYYLDAVGVDLGETIGNIIAKSYKLMVEVKPDAVLVLGDTNSCLSVIGAKRLHIPIFHMEAGNRCFDECLPEETNRRIVDVTADVNMCYSEHARRYLNAAGTPRERTYVVGSPMAEVLHNNLEKIKASDVLERLGLKKGEYILLSAHREENIDTETNFFNLMNAVNAMAEKYDMPILYSCHPRSKKYIEQRGFRFDPRVIQHEPLGFHDYNHLQMNAFAVVSDSGTLPEESSFFLSVGNPIPAVCIRTSTERPEALDKGNFILAGITTEQVLQAVDVAVEMNKDGALGISVPNYVDENVSVKVVKLIQSYTGVVNKMVWRKY; the protein is encoded by the coding sequence ATGAGCAAACTAAAATTAATGACTATAATCGGTACCCGTCCGGAAATTATCCGTCTGGCTGCCGTTATTAAGCGATGCGATCAATACTTCGATCAAATCCTGGTCCATACCGGACAAAATTATGATTATACATTGAATCAGGTCTTTTTTGATGACTTGGGACTTCGTGCTCCTAACTATTATCTGGATGCAGTGGGTGTGGACCTGGGGGAAACAATAGGAAATATCATTGCCAAATCGTATAAATTGATGGTGGAGGTGAAGCCTGATGCCGTTCTGGTGCTGGGAGATACAAATTCTTGCCTGTCGGTTATCGGGGCGAAGCGTTTACATATTCCTATCTTCCATATGGAGGCGGGTAACCGTTGTTTCGATGAATGTCTTCCGGAGGAAACAAACCGTCGCATTGTGGATGTGACAGCCGATGTCAATATGTGTTACTCCGAACATGCACGTCGGTATCTAAATGCTGCCGGTACACCGAGAGAACGTACCTATGTAGTCGGTTCACCTATGGCAGAGGTATTGCATAATAACCTGGAAAAGATCAAGGCTAGCGATGTTCTGGAACGTTTGGGATTGAAGAAAGGAGAATATATTTTACTGTCTGCCCATAGGGAAGAGAATATCGACACGGAAACAAACTTCTTCAACCTGATGAATGCGGTAAATGCGATGGCCGAGAAGTATGATATGCCGATCCTGTACTCTTGTCACCCTCGTTCAAAGAAATATATCGAACAACGTGGTTTCCGGTTCGATCCGCGTGTCATTCAGCATGAACCTTTAGGATTCCATGATTACAATCATCTTCAGATGAATGCTTTTGCCGTAGTATCTGATTCGGGGACACTGCCTGAAGAAAGCAGTTTCTTCCTGTCTGTCGGTAATCCGATTCCGGCAGTATGTATCCGTACCAGTACGGAGCGTCCGGAGGCATTAGACAAAGGGAACTTTATCCTGGCTGGTATTACGACCGAACAGGTCTTGCAGGCTGTAGATGTGGCGGTCGAAATGAATAAGGATGGCGCTTTGGGAATCTCTGTTCCCAATTATGTGGATGAGAATGTATCGGTGAAGGTTGTTAAACTGATACAAAGCTATACCGGAGTCGTAAATAAGATGGTTTGGAGAAAATATTAA
- a CDS encoding GumC family protein, giving the protein MKNEELIEDGTNALNLIDLWYMFKRYWYWFVLSVMVFLGGAVYYVKSTAKIYTCVASVLIKNDSKGTSLASEAAAFEDLNVLNTKSSVDNEVLVFQSRNLMIEVVRRLNLNISYRVEAGLREIELYKESPVVLRFPDAEETSSLQMVVTPLDDKTVMLAGWKGDDEEWKQKVALKDTVETPVGKVVVTPTLYYSKMYYSVPVTVTKYNLLQVAKACNAGLRAYLADKKASIINLAIEDVSKARAEDIINTLIVVYNEDAINDKNQVAINTSNFINERLIIIEQELGGVESEIETFKKENLLTDIVSETGIYLQNSNLYQQEGLGLENQLSLARSIKEYLHDPQHERDLIPSNTGIPDVNIEQSIGKYNEMLLKRNKLQENSSEKNPIIQELNGSLSAMRQTIVRTVDNLIAGLNAQLQRIEQQERQANRRISAVPSQQKYVLSVERQQKIKEALYLYLLNKREENALSQSITSSNARVIDPAMCSDMPVAPKTSMILLAALVGGFALPGLILWLIFSLNTKINSRRELEEKLTAPILGEIPLLPKKHRRKEHEIYVSENGRDAISEAFRIVRANMDFMEVNTNRLQVIVFSSFNPGAGKTFLSINMAVSMATGGKKVVLVDLDIRKGSLSERIGHKHEAGVTNYLSGKETNLDNLLEKGKYYPNLDVLYNGPIPPNPSELLRSKRLDDLLEWLKERYDYVILDNVPSNMIADAIIVNRVADLTLYVLRAGYMDKRLLPEVEKLYKSNKLKNMAILLNGVDIRYNYGYGYGYYGKGYTYGYGSKD; this is encoded by the coding sequence ATGAAGAATGAAGAACTAATAGAAGATGGGACAAATGCTTTGAACCTGATAGACTTGTGGTACATGTTCAAGCGTTACTGGTATTGGTTTGTCCTGTCGGTTATGGTTTTCCTCGGGGGGGCAGTCTATTATGTGAAAAGCACTGCCAAGATATATACCTGTGTCGCTTCCGTTTTAATCAAGAATGATTCGAAGGGAACAAGTCTGGCCAGTGAGGCTGCGGCCTTTGAGGATTTGAATGTATTGAATACCAAAAGCAGTGTGGATAATGAAGTGTTGGTGTTTCAATCCCGTAACCTGATGATAGAGGTGGTCCGTCGCTTGAATCTGAACATTTCTTACAGGGTGGAAGCCGGTCTTCGGGAGATTGAATTGTACAAGGAATCTCCTGTTGTCCTTCGCTTTCCGGATGCCGAAGAAACCAGCAGTTTACAAATGGTGGTGACACCTTTGGACGATAAAACGGTTATGCTTGCCGGATGGAAAGGTGACGATGAGGAATGGAAGCAGAAGGTGGCTCTGAAGGATACGGTAGAAACGCCTGTGGGAAAGGTGGTCGTTACGCCTACTTTATATTATTCCAAGATGTATTATTCGGTGCCGGTCACTGTCACGAAGTATAATTTGCTTCAGGTAGCGAAAGCCTGCAACGCCGGTCTGCGTGCTTATTTGGCCGACAAGAAAGCTTCTATTATCAATCTGGCTATTGAAGATGTATCTAAAGCGAGAGCGGAAGATATTATCAATACATTGATCGTTGTGTATAATGAAGATGCGATTAACGACAAAAATCAGGTAGCGATCAATACATCCAATTTTATCAATGAGCGTCTGATTATCATTGAGCAGGAGCTGGGAGGCGTGGAATCGGAAATCGAAACGTTTAAGAAAGAAAACCTGTTGACGGATATTGTGTCGGAAACAGGTATCTATCTGCAAAACTCCAACCTTTACCAACAAGAGGGGCTGGGATTGGAGAATCAGTTATCGCTGGCACGTTCCATCAAAGAGTATTTGCATGACCCGCAGCATGAACGGGATTTGATTCCTTCCAATACCGGTATTCCGGATGTGAATATCGAGCAGAGTATCGGCAAATACAACGAAATGTTGCTGAAGCGAAACAAATTGCAGGAAAACAGTAGCGAGAAGAATCCGATTATCCAGGAGTTGAATGGTTCATTGTCGGCTATGCGGCAGACCATTGTGCGCACGGTCGACAACCTGATTGCCGGTCTGAATGCACAGTTACAGCGTATCGAGCAGCAAGAAAGGCAGGCCAACCGACGTATTTCGGCTGTCCCTTCTCAGCAGAAGTATGTATTATCGGTTGAGCGTCAGCAAAAAATCAAGGAAGCTTTGTATTTGTATCTGTTGAATAAACGTGAAGAAAATGCCTTGTCGCAGTCGATTACTTCAAGTAATGCACGTGTGATCGATCCGGCTATGTGTAGCGATATGCCGGTAGCTCCGAAAACATCTATGATTTTGCTTGCTGCTTTGGTGGGGGGCTTTGCCTTACCGGGACTAATCCTTTGGTTGATTTTTAGTCTGAATACGAAGATAAACAGTCGCAGGGAACTGGAAGAAAAGCTGACCGCTCCGATATTGGGAGAGATCCCTTTGCTTCCGAAAAAGCATAGACGGAAAGAACATGAGATTTATGTGTCGGAAAATGGACGTGATGCCATATCTGAAGCTTTCCGTATTGTGAGAGCAAATATGGATTTTATGGAGGTGAATACAAACCGTCTGCAGGTGATTGTCTTTTCTTCGTTTAATCCGGGTGCCGGCAAGACATTTCTGTCAATCAATATGGCAGTAAGTATGGCTACCGGAGGCAAGAAAGTCGTGTTGGTCGATTTGGATATCCGAAAAGGTTCTCTGAGTGAACGCATTGGTCATAAACATGAGGCTGGGGTTACCAATTATCTGTCGGGAAAGGAAACGAACCTGGATAATCTTCTGGAAAAAGGAAAGTATTATCCGAACCTGGACGTTTTGTATAATGGGCCTATTCCGCCGAATCCGTCGGAGTTACTGCGCAGTAAGCGGCTGGATGATTTGTTGGAATGGTTGAAAGAGCGCTACGACTACGTGATACTGGATAATGTGCCTTCTAATATGATTGCGGATGCAATTATCGTTAACCGTGTAGCCGACCTGACACTTTATGTATTGCGTGCCGGATATATGGACAAACGATTATTACCGGAGGTAGAAAAGCTGTATAAAAGCAATAAGCTGAAAAATATGGCTATTTTATTGAATGGCGTAGATATCCGTTATAACTATGGGTATGGATATGGTTATTACGGAAAAGGATATACTTATGGCTACGGAAGTAAAGATTGA
- a CDS encoding polysaccharide biosynthesis protein → MSVFKDKTLLITGGTGSFGNAVLRRFINSDIKEIRIFSRDEKKQDDMRHALQNPKVKFYIGNVRNKTSVDVAMRGVDYVFSAAALKQVPSCEFFPMEATRTNVEGTENVLLSAIEHGVKNVVVLSTDKAAYPINAMGISKALMEKVAIAKGRELGEGAQTTICCTRYGNVMASRGSVIPLWVEQMEQGRPITITDPEMTRFMMTLDDAVDLVVYAFTHGHNGDLFVQKAPAATLSVLAQALKETYGQIDPKYLDTEVKVIGTRHGEKLYETLVTREEMAKAIDMGEYYRIPCDTRDLNYDKFFTEGSECLSKIEDYHSHNTTRLDVEGMKKLLLRLRFIQEDLGLIERAKPREIRSE, encoded by the coding sequence ATGTCAGTATTTAAAGACAAAACCCTTCTAATCACTGGTGGTACCGGTTCCTTCGGTAACGCCGTCCTCCGGCGTTTTATCAATTCGGATATCAAGGAAATCCGAATCTTTAGCCGAGATGAGAAGAAGCAGGACGATATGCGTCATGCTTTACAAAATCCTAAAGTAAAATTTTACATAGGGAATGTGCGTAATAAAACATCTGTGGATGTCGCTATGCGCGGTGTGGATTATGTGTTTAGTGCAGCTGCATTAAAGCAAGTCCCCAGTTGTGAATTCTTTCCGATGGAAGCTACGCGTACAAATGTGGAAGGAACAGAGAATGTGCTGCTTTCTGCTATTGAACATGGCGTAAAGAATGTAGTCGTCCTTTCTACGGATAAAGCCGCTTATCCGATCAATGCGATGGGTATCTCCAAGGCTCTGATGGAAAAGGTGGCGATTGCTAAGGGACGTGAACTGGGCGAAGGGGCGCAGACTACTATCTGTTGTACCCGCTATGGCAATGTGATGGCAAGCCGTGGTTCTGTAATTCCTCTTTGGGTGGAACAGATGGAGCAGGGCAGGCCGATTACCATTACCGACCCTGAAATGACCCGCTTTATGATGACGTTGGATGATGCCGTCGATTTGGTAGTCTATGCCTTTACACATGGTCATAATGGTGACCTATTTGTTCAGAAAGCACCGGCAGCGACCTTGTCTGTCCTGGCACAGGCCTTGAAAGAAACATACGGACAGATCGATCCGAAGTATCTGGATACGGAAGTGAAGGTAATCGGTACGCGTCACGGAGAGAAACTGTATGAAACGCTGGTAACCCGTGAAGAGATGGCGAAGGCAATCGATATGGGTGAATATTACCGCATTCCTTGTGATACACGCGATTTGAACTATGACAAGTTCTTTACCGAAGGAAGCGAATGTCTTTCTAAGATTGAAGACTATCACAGCCATAACACCACACGTTTGGATGTGGAAGGCATGAAAAAACTATTACTCCGCTTACGTTTCATTCAGGAAGATCTTGGACTGATCGAACGGGCAAAACCAAGAGAAATCAGAAGCGAATAA
- a CDS encoding HU family DNA-binding protein yields the protein MTKKQLVSYLAKHCSLPLATSRLVVNTLADVATKELKAGRGFSIHGFGSLEPWYQSARPGRNIRAELPCMIAPRISVKFKPGVYLLAALNNNVLAEENPDTVEEEAVAHTDQHHFRFPHKERGDSEGAGRE from the coding sequence ATGACAAAAAAACAACTGGTATCTTATTTAGCAAAACACTGCTCGTTGCCATTGGCAACGAGCAGGTTGGTCGTCAATACGTTAGCAGATGTGGCGACAAAAGAGTTGAAAGCCGGTCGCGGTTTCAGTATCCATGGCTTTGGTTCACTGGAACCTTGGTATCAATCCGCCCGTCCGGGACGTAATATACGAGCAGAGCTTCCCTGCATGATCGCTCCGCGCATAAGTGTAAAATTCAAGCCCGGCGTATATCTGCTGGCCGCTCTGAACAACAACGTTCTTGCCGAAGAGAATCCCGATACAGTCGAGGAAGAGGCTGTAGCTCATACAGATCAGCATCACTTCCGTTTCCCTCATAAGGAGAGAGGAGACTCAGAAGGAGCAGGCAGAGAATGA
- a CDS encoding polysaccharide biosynthesis/export family protein, whose amino-acid sequence MRTKNYHSLGLLAVALVCVAVLFTGCRSSKKIVYLQDVVPLKQQEIEQKYEVFIHNDDLLSIMVNSKNPELALPFNMPLVSYQLGSESPGAQRVLGYLVDVNGNIDFPILGKLHVAGLTRLQLTEMIKERLISEDLIKDPIVTVQFLNYKISVMGEVSRPGSFDISSDRVTLLEALSMAGDLTIYGRRDRVAVIREKDGKRTILFHDLRSSDIFNSPCYYLQQNDIVYVEPNKVKAEQSGINQNKSVGVWLSAASILVSIASLVVTLTK is encoded by the coding sequence ATGAGAACGAAGAATTACCATTCGTTGGGTCTGTTGGCTGTAGCACTGGTGTGTGTGGCAGTACTTTTCACGGGCTGCAGGTCTTCAAAGAAGATTGTCTATCTGCAGGATGTTGTTCCTTTAAAGCAACAGGAAATCGAGCAGAAATACGAAGTGTTTATCCATAACGACGATTTATTGTCGATTATGGTGAATAGTAAGAATCCGGAGTTGGCGCTGCCGTTTAATATGCCGCTGGTGTCGTATCAGCTTGGAAGTGAAAGTCCCGGTGCACAGCGTGTACTGGGTTATCTGGTGGATGTCAACGGGAATATAGATTTCCCGATTCTAGGTAAACTGCATGTTGCAGGGTTAACCCGCCTGCAATTGACTGAGATGATTAAGGAGCGTCTGATAAGCGAAGACTTAATTAAGGATCCGATTGTAACCGTACAGTTTCTGAACTATAAAATTTCAGTCATGGGTGAGGTAAGCCGTCCGGGATCGTTTGATATTTCCAGCGACCGGGTCACATTGCTGGAAGCATTGAGTATGGCTGGCGATCTGACTATCTATGGTCGTCGTGACCGGGTAGCCGTTATCCGTGAGAAGGATGGAAAGCGGACTATTCTGTTTCACGACCTTCGTTCGTCCGATATCTTCAACTCTCCCTGTTATTATTTGCAACAGAACGATATCGTGTATGTAGAGCCGAACAAGGTGAAAGCCGAACAGAGTGGAATCAACCAGAACAAATCGGTAGGAGTATGGTTGTCTGCCGCTTCTATTCTGGTTTCCATAGCTTCTTTGGTTGTGACATTGACAAAATGA
- a CDS encoding OmpA family protein, translating into MIKQAVCIVTLLLALPYATRAQEVKTDTVRVAQLDNIISELGDSTDIVVAGRGRSSNWFISGAIGMNGLAAEANREYEGFIKRMQPMGQISVGKWLSPLWAFRFQVGAGKLCGHSYPFAFYNMFDKVPDHTVIPEEAKPYFSEKNGETWFHRQFAYMDFQVNLMSNVVRWFTRDEKPVNFYLFLGPGFSHTFEKQGITPDNSFSLNAGAQLDVKLSDKLSLIAELQGTIVDESFDGQIGGLSSKTNRTVEGYGGLSIGITYKFGGQKFNRYTKVNPVVLESVYYTPAPVVVEVPAAEPESLVTEFPVRFLIDQSTIEEDQMTNIHLVVDYLREHPKAKLKLCGYADRETAYPAYNMKLSERRVKAVKDCLVKEFNIDPDRLQTSAKGDIERAYEEDYRWNRAVVMEIIEDETENK; encoded by the coding sequence ATGATTAAACAAGCAGTTTGTATTGTAACCCTCTTGCTAGCACTACCATACGCAACGAGGGCACAGGAGGTTAAAACTGACACCGTTCGGGTGGCCCAACTAGACAACATTATCAGTGAGTTGGGCGATTCGACAGACATTGTTGTGGCCGGTAGAGGCCGCTCTTCCAACTGGTTTATCAGTGGAGCGATTGGTATGAATGGTTTGGCAGCAGAGGCGAATCGGGAGTATGAAGGCTTTATTAAGCGCATGCAGCCCATGGGGCAGATATCAGTAGGTAAATGGCTTTCTCCGTTGTGGGCATTCCGTTTTCAGGTGGGGGCCGGAAAGCTGTGCGGACATTCTTATCCGTTTGCTTTCTACAACATGTTCGATAAGGTGCCTGACCATACGGTGATACCCGAAGAGGCTAAGCCTTATTTCTCGGAGAAAAATGGAGAAACTTGGTTCCACCGTCAGTTCGCTTACATGGACTTCCAGGTGAACCTGATGAGCAATGTGGTGCGTTGGTTCACAAGAGACGAGAAACCGGTCAATTTCTATCTTTTCCTGGGACCCGGTTTCTCGCATACATTTGAGAAGCAGGGAATCACGCCGGATAACTCATTTTCATTGAATGCCGGTGCACAGTTGGATGTGAAGTTGAGCGATAAACTTTCATTGATAGCCGAGTTGCAGGGAACTATCGTCGATGAATCCTTTGACGGACAGATTGGCGGCCTTTCCTCCAAAACGAACCGTACCGTAGAAGGCTACGGTGGTCTGAGCATTGGTATCACTTATAAGTTCGGAGGACAGAAATTCAACCGTTATACAAAGGTGAACCCGGTTGTGCTGGAAAGCGTTTATTACACGCCGGCCCCTGTTGTGGTGGAAGTACCGGCTGCCGAACCGGAATCATTGGTGACCGAATTTCCTGTTCGTTTCCTGATCGACCAGTCTACGATCGAAGAAGATCAGATGACCAACATCCACCTGGTTGTCGATTATTTGAGAGAACATCCGAAGGCTAAACTGAAGCTATGCGGTTATGCCGATAGGGAAACTGCCTATCCGGCCTACAACATGAAGTTGAGCGAACGCCGTGTAAAAGCCGTGAAGGATTGTCTGGTGAAAGAGTTCAATATCGACCCTGACCGCTTGCAGACTTCTGCGAAAGGAGATATCGAACGGGCTTACGAAGAAGACTACCGCTGGAACCGTGCCGTAGTGATGGAAATAATCGAAGACGAAACAGAAAACAAGTAA